The Thioalkalivibrio thiocyanodenitrificans ARhD 1 genome window below encodes:
- a CDS encoding DUF3147 family protein, translated as MIYYIIKIALSAILIVIISELGKRHSVLAAVVASVPLVSVLAMVWLYLETRNVTQVADLASSIFWLVLPSLILFIAFPLLLRWGWNFFLSLGVSVALTTAGYLLMLQLLGHGVKSSNV; from the coding sequence ATGATTTATTACATTATCAAGATCGCGTTGAGCGCCATTCTGATCGTGATCATCTCGGAATTGGGCAAACGCCATTCCGTACTGGCCGCAGTCGTCGCATCCGTGCCGCTGGTGTCGGTCCTGGCCATGGTGTGGCTGTATCTGGAAACCCGCAACGTCACGCAGGTCGCCGACCTCGCGAGCAGCATTTTCTGGCTGGTCCTCCCTTCGCTCATCCTGTTCATCGCCTTCCCGTTGCTCCTGCGTTGGGGGTGGAACTTCTTCCTGAGCCTTGGCGTCTCCGTCGCGTTGACAACGGCCGGCTACCTCCTGATGCTCCAACTGCTCGGACATGGGGTCAAGTCTAGTAATGTATAG
- a CDS encoding nickel/cobalt transporter, with amino-acid sequence MRAVLLILLLALAPWAIGSPLSGPPTQERTPTQVQDPGLWERATHWVLAKQRQLHRQLARGMETVQGAPTLTNTLALVLIGFLYGVFHAAGPGHGKVVITTYLLTHRQHMRRGLILSWASSLLQGFTAIALVLAVVVVAERMARDALSQVRTLEQVSFALVAAVGAWLVFRALRGLYRLRGAGAEGHGHDHPHDGHACGTCGHAHHVTPAQAARSDSLGTMLGTVLAVGVRPCTGAILVLAVANMLGLWMAGIAAVIAMSVGTAITVSILAVLAVQARQWAARAAAGGNSVGWQRTGQVVALAGGALIFALGASLFGAGMDVPVHPLGL; translated from the coding sequence ATGCGAGCCGTCCTCCTGATCCTGCTGCTGGCGCTTGCGCCCTGGGCGATCGGCTCCCCCCTGTCCGGGCCGCCGACCCAGGAGCGTACACCGACGCAAGTGCAGGACCCCGGCCTGTGGGAACGCGCCACGCACTGGGTCCTGGCCAAACAGCGCCAGCTCCACCGCCAGCTGGCCCGGGGCATGGAGACCGTCCAGGGGGCACCCACGCTCACCAACACCCTGGCGCTGGTGCTGATCGGCTTTCTCTATGGGGTATTCCACGCGGCAGGCCCGGGGCACGGCAAGGTGGTGATCACCACCTATCTGCTCACCCACCGCCAGCACATGCGCCGCGGACTGATCCTGTCCTGGGCCTCGTCGCTGCTCCAGGGGTTCACCGCCATCGCGCTTGTTCTGGCCGTGGTCGTGGTGGCCGAGCGCATGGCCCGGGATGCACTGAGCCAGGTGCGCACCCTGGAGCAGGTCAGCTTCGCGCTGGTGGCGGCGGTGGGGGCATGGCTCGTCTTCCGCGCCCTGCGCGGGCTTTACCGTCTGCGGGGCGCGGGCGCCGAAGGTCATGGCCACGATCACCCGCATGATGGACACGCCTGCGGCACCTGCGGCCACGCCCATCACGTCACACCCGCCCAGGCTGCGCGCAGCGACAGCCTGGGCACCATGCTCGGCACCGTGCTGGCGGTGGGCGTGCGGCCCTGCACGGGCGCCATCCTGGTACTGGCGGTGGCCAATATGCTGGGCCTGTGGATGGCCGGCATCGCCGCCGTAATCGCCATGTCCGTAGGCACGGCCATCACCGTCTCGATACTCGCGGTTCTGGCGGTACAGGCCCGGCAATGGGCGGCCCGGGCCGCCGCCGGCGGAAACTCGGTCGGATGGCAACGGACCGGGCAGGTGGTCGCCCTGGCCGGCGGGGCGCTGATCTTCGCGCTGGGTGCCAGCCTCTTTGGCGCCGGGATGGATGTCCCCGTCCACCCGCTGGGGCTGTGA
- a CDS encoding pseudouridine synthase, with amino-acid sequence MTRIILLNKPYDVLCQFRDRQGRPTLADYVPETGVYAAGRLDRDSEGLVVLTDDGALQARISDPKHKVSKTYWVQVEGVPDEEALKALTEGVLLRDGLTRPARVRIMDAPAGLWPRNPPIRSRRHIPTTWLELTLSEGRNRQVRRMTAAVGHPTLRLIRYRVGSWTLDGLGPGERLYLEL; translated from the coding sequence TTGACCCGCATCATCCTGCTCAACAAGCCCTATGACGTGCTCTGCCAGTTCAGGGACCGGCAGGGGCGGCCGACGCTGGCGGATTACGTGCCCGAAACGGGTGTGTACGCCGCCGGACGACTGGATCGGGACAGCGAAGGTCTGGTGGTGCTGACAGACGATGGAGCCCTGCAGGCCCGAATCAGCGATCCGAAGCACAAGGTGAGCAAGACCTACTGGGTGCAGGTGGAAGGAGTGCCGGACGAAGAGGCGCTCAAGGCACTCACCGAAGGGGTCCTGCTCAGGGACGGCCTCACCCGCCCCGCCCGGGTGCGGATCATGGACGCGCCCGCCGGGCTCTGGCCCCGGAACCCGCCCATCCGCAGCCGCCGGCACATCCCCACCACCTGGCTGGAGCTGACGCTGTCCGAAGGCCGCAATCGCCAGGTGCGGCGCATGACCGCCGCCGTGGGCCACCCCACGCTGCGACTGATCCGCTACCGGGTGGGTTCCTGGACCCTGGACGGCCTCGGACCCGGGGAGCGGTTGTATCTCGAACTCTGA
- a CDS encoding DUF1007 family protein yields the protein MYALVVALLCLTAAPAQAHPHAWIDLRVSVIFNDQGQVTALRQSWLIDPFYSLVLIEEMAEEAEGDTMEAKMADIGQRMITNLGPYDYFTEIHHGDDRIRGATVSDHGLDRNGGRLELRFTLNLESPLDPAAAPLSYAVFDPGYFIEILHDEASAVALEGASERCSLRIEQPRPDPALVARAAALDANQTAEPGLGRHFTERAKVQCEPSS from the coding sequence GTGTACGCGCTCGTTGTTGCGCTCCTCTGCCTGACGGCGGCCCCGGCACAAGCGCATCCGCACGCCTGGATCGACCTGAGGGTGAGCGTGATCTTCAACGACCAGGGTCAGGTGACGGCGCTGCGCCAGTCCTGGCTCATCGACCCGTTCTACAGTCTCGTGCTGATTGAAGAGATGGCCGAGGAAGCCGAGGGTGACACCATGGAGGCGAAGATGGCGGACATCGGCCAGCGGATGATCACGAACCTGGGACCCTACGATTACTTTACCGAGATCCATCACGGCGATGACCGTATCCGGGGCGCCACCGTTTCGGATCACGGTCTGGACCGCAATGGCGGTCGCCTGGAACTGCGTTTCACACTTAATCTCGAATCCCCGCTGGACCCTGCAGCAGCCCCACTGAGCTACGCCGTCTTCGATCCCGGCTACTTCATCGAGATCCTCCATGACGAGGCGTCGGCGGTGGCCCTGGAGGGCGCCTCGGAGCGCTGCAGTCTGCGCATCGAGCAACCCCGCCCGGACCCGGCCCTGGTTGCCCGGGCGGCGGCCCTTGATGCCAATCAGACGGCGGAACCCGGCCTGGGCCGTCACTTCACGGAACGCGCGAAGGTGCAATGCGAGCCGTCCTCCTGA
- a CDS encoding Acg family FMN-binding oxidoreductase, translating to MNYLEAIDRIWRHSDGAFRDERTRLKELVRYATLAPSGHNTQCWRFRIGNRSVEVLPDLSRRTPVVDPDDHHLYVSLGCAAENLVQAARAFGYQGHAGFTPADDGAIRIALEHATAERSPMFQAIPHRQCTRTDYDGKPLTGEELQLLEAAGTGDGVALVLLTTRDAMETVLEYVVQGNTMQVGNPAFVRELEHWIRFSDSEAIRTGDGLPARATGNPRVPRWLGRRLFRASFRAKPENDKYARQIRSSAGIGVFVSCMDDKAHWMEAGRCYERFALQATALGIRNAFVNQPVEESRLRPEFAKALGLSEGRPDLVVRFGRGKEMPRSLRRPLAAVLIEPNH from the coding sequence ATGAACTACCTAGAGGCCATTGACCGCATCTGGCGGCACTCGGACGGTGCGTTTCGCGATGAGCGGACGCGGCTGAAGGAACTGGTCCGTTACGCCACGCTGGCGCCATCCGGACACAACACGCAATGCTGGCGGTTTCGAATCGGGAACCGTTCCGTCGAGGTGCTGCCGGATCTGTCCCGCCGCACGCCGGTGGTCGATCCGGACGACCACCATCTTTACGTGTCGCTGGGATGCGCCGCCGAGAACCTGGTCCAGGCGGCGAGGGCATTCGGATACCAAGGTCATGCCGGGTTCACACCCGCCGATGACGGGGCCATCAGGATCGCGCTTGAGCACGCCACGGCGGAACGATCGCCCATGTTCCAGGCGATCCCGCATCGGCAATGCACACGCACCGACTATGACGGCAAGCCGCTGACCGGGGAGGAACTGCAGCTACTTGAGGCGGCGGGGACAGGGGACGGGGTCGCACTGGTACTTCTGACTACGCGCGACGCCATGGAAACCGTCCTTGAGTACGTGGTTCAGGGCAACACAATGCAGGTGGGCAATCCGGCGTTTGTCCGTGAACTGGAACACTGGATTCGCTTCAGTGACAGCGAGGCGATCCGGACCGGCGATGGACTGCCGGCTCGAGCGACCGGGAACCCGCGGGTGCCACGCTGGCTGGGGCGGCGGCTGTTCCGAGCCTCCTTTCGCGCAAAACCCGAGAATGACAAGTATGCCCGTCAGATCCGCAGTTCAGCCGGCATCGGCGTGTTCGTATCCTGCATGGATGACAAGGCACACTGGATGGAGGCGGGCCGCTGTTACGAGCGGTTCGCGCTTCAGGCCACGGCGCTGGGCATTCGGAACGCATTTGTGAATCAGCCTGTCGAGGAGTCCCGCCTTCGCCCCGAATTTGCCAAGGCCCTGGGGTTGAGCGAGGGAAGACCCGATCTCGTCGTGCGCTTCGGCCGGGGGAAGGAAATGCCGAGGTCATTGCGACGGCCGCTTGCGGCCGTGTTGATTGAACCGAACCACTGA
- a CDS encoding M48 family metallopeptidase: MTHRYLTAFFALAVALLTVLASGCATNPVTGRQQLMLVSESQAISASLQAYGEMLEPIRQEGRLNNDPAVKARIDAITGRVVAQAIRYRPETSEWDWEMQVIDNPEVPNAFAMAGGKMAIYTGMIDKLEASDDELAQVIAHEVAHALSAHTAEKMSVSLATNLALTGYALTGERSAVAMSGAVLAAALAVQLPHSRQMEREADRVGIELAARAGYDPQAAPSLWEKMAGLGNGSPPQFLSTHPSTDSRIRDLREMARQMQPLYEEARAGTPPSHPI, from the coding sequence ATGACACACCGGTATCTCACTGCCTTTTTCGCATTGGCCGTCGCGCTGCTCACCGTGCTGGCGAGCGGCTGCGCCACCAACCCGGTCACCGGCCGCCAGCAGCTCATGCTGGTGTCGGAAAGCCAGGCCATCAGCGCCTCGCTCCAGGCCTACGGCGAGATGCTGGAACCGATCCGGCAGGAAGGCCGGCTCAATAACGACCCCGCCGTCAAGGCGCGCATCGATGCCATCACGGGACGCGTGGTGGCCCAGGCCATCAGGTACCGCCCGGAAACCAGCGAGTGGGACTGGGAGATGCAGGTGATCGACAACCCGGAAGTGCCCAACGCCTTCGCCATGGCGGGCGGCAAGATGGCGATCTACACCGGCATGATCGACAAGCTGGAGGCCAGCGACGACGAACTGGCCCAGGTGATCGCCCACGAGGTGGCGCACGCCCTCTCGGCCCATACCGCCGAGAAGATGTCCGTGTCACTGGCCACCAACCTGGCACTCACCGGCTACGCACTGACCGGCGAGCGTTCGGCAGTTGCCATGAGCGGCGCGGTGCTGGCCGCGGCGCTGGCCGTGCAGCTGCCCCACAGCCGGCAGATGGAGCGCGAGGCCGACCGCGTCGGCATCGAGCTGGCGGCACGTGCCGGTTACGATCCACAGGCGGCGCCCTCGCTTTGGGAGAAGATGGCAGGGCTCGGCAATGGCAGCCCCCCACAGTTCCTGAGCACGCACCCCAGTACGGACAGCCGTATCCGGGACCTGCGTGAGATGGCCCGCCAGATGCAGCCCCTCTATGAAGAGGCCCGGGCCGGAACACCGCCAAGCCACCCCATATAG
- a CDS encoding MBL fold metallo-hydrolase, whose amino-acid sequence MKQVQNDIWETETESPCPGLTTHAYLLTRPDGNVLFYNTGHRHEIEQMAALGGVVFQFLSHRDELGDTINLLHERFGTRLGGHVREQAELARVRAPDILFDGREMHLGNIEAIPTPGHTAGSTCFLVHAPRGRRYLFTGDTLYRGEDGTWKPGLLPFSDRDALVESLETLRTLEPDVVFSSAFAGETGFQEIRGRWSDHVAKALAALPPGSAR is encoded by the coding sequence ATGAAACAGGTGCAGAACGATATCTGGGAAACCGAGACCGAAAGTCCCTGCCCGGGGCTGACGACACACGCCTACCTGCTCACCCGGCCGGACGGCAACGTGCTGTTCTACAACACGGGCCACCGTCACGAGATCGAGCAGATGGCAGCGCTGGGCGGGGTGGTGTTTCAGTTCCTGAGCCATCGGGACGAGCTGGGGGATACGATCAACCTGCTCCACGAGCGCTTCGGCACCCGGCTGGGCGGCCATGTGCGCGAGCAGGCCGAACTCGCCCGCGTGCGCGCACCGGACATCCTGTTTGATGGCCGCGAGATGCATCTCGGCAACATCGAGGCGATCCCCACGCCCGGGCACACGGCGGGCAGCACCTGTTTCCTCGTGCACGCCCCCAGGGGCAGACGCTACCTGTTTACCGGCGATACGCTGTATCGGGGCGAGGACGGCACCTGGAAACCCGGACTGCTGCCGTTCAGTGACCGGGATGCACTGGTGGAAAGCCTCGAAACGCTGCGCACGCTGGAGCCGGATGTGGTGTTCTCCAGCGCCTTCGCGGGTGAGACGGGCTTTCAGGAAATCCGGGGCAGGTGGTCGGACCATGTGGCGAAGGCCCTGGCCGCCCTGCCGCCCGGGTCGGCACGCTGA
- a CDS encoding 5'-3' exonuclease: MSRRPDTGQSPPTALWLVDSSIYVFRAWFTLPEGITDRNGNPANAVLGFSEFLLRLLTHISPAPVVFAFDESLASSARKQIYPAYKANRPPAPESLKHQFRLCRTLVRALGFAELSSTRHEADDIIGTLAARHRARGRAVHLITADKDLTQLVGPRDLWWEFQQDRRLDAQGVEKHMGVRPDQVADQLALAGDKVDNIPGVPGIGMATAARLLRRFDNLDTLLADVDAVGTMQLRGAKRIAALLDGHRETVRLARRLTGIDCDIDDLPDGLDITSSSPDRDALGALMEQLGFDTSRRIRWQALVSRMEG, encoded by the coding sequence GTGTCCCGCCGCCCGGATACCGGTCAATCCCCACCCACCGCGCTCTGGCTGGTGGATTCCAGCATCTACGTGTTCCGCGCCTGGTTCACCCTGCCGGAGGGCATCACGGACCGGAACGGCAACCCGGCCAACGCCGTGCTGGGGTTCAGCGAGTTCCTGCTGCGCCTGCTGACGCACATCTCGCCCGCGCCCGTGGTCTTTGCCTTCGACGAAAGTCTGGCGTCATCCGCGCGCAAACAGATCTATCCCGCCTACAAGGCCAATCGTCCCCCGGCACCCGAATCGCTCAAACACCAGTTCCGGCTGTGCCGCACATTGGTACGGGCGCTGGGCTTCGCGGAATTGTCCAGCACCCGCCACGAGGCCGACGACATCATCGGCACCCTGGCCGCACGGCACCGGGCAAGAGGCCGTGCCGTTCACCTGATCACGGCGGACAAGGACCTCACCCAGCTGGTGGGCCCGCGGGACCTGTGGTGGGAGTTTCAGCAGGACCGGCGCCTGGATGCACAGGGCGTGGAGAAACACATGGGCGTGCGCCCCGACCAGGTGGCCGACCAACTGGCCCTGGCCGGCGACAAGGTGGACAATATACCCGGCGTGCCGGGCATCGGCATGGCCACCGCGGCGCGGCTGCTGCGCCGCTTCGACAATCTGGACACACTGCTTGCGGACGTCGACGCCGTGGGCACCATGCAGCTGCGCGGGGCAAAACGCATCGCCGCGCTGCTCGACGGACATCGGGAAACGGTGCGCCTGGCCCGCCGGCTCACCGGTATCGACTGTGACATCGATGACCTGCCCGATGGGCTGGACATCACGTCCTCATCGCCCGACCGCGACGCCTTGGGGGCCCTCATGGAACAGCTGGGCTTCGACACCTCAAGACGGATACGCTGGCAGGCGCTCGTCTCACGGATGGAGGGCTGA
- a CDS encoding malate dehydrogenase, with product MKTPVRIAVTGAAGQIAYSLLFRIAAGDMLGKDQPVILQLLEIPPAIEALKGVVMELEDCAFPLLAGVTLSDKAEEAFADARYALLVGARPRGPGMERKDLLEANAQIFSVQGKALNAVADRDIKVLVVGNPANTNALIASRNAPDLDPRAFTSMTRLDHNRAVTQLAAKAGAETTDVRRMIVWGNHSATQYPDISQATVKGEAAPGLVPRDWYEKDFIPTVQQRGAAIIKARGASSAASAASSAIDHVRDWVMGTPEGDWVSMGIPSDGSYGIQEGLVYSFPVTCADGGYSIVQGLDIDEFSRTMMQATERELCEERDGVAHLLP from the coding sequence ATGAAGACACCCGTTCGTATTGCGGTTACCGGTGCGGCTGGCCAGATCGCCTACAGCCTGCTGTTCCGTATCGCCGCCGGTGACATGCTGGGTAAGGACCAGCCCGTCATTCTGCAACTGCTGGAGATCCCTCCCGCCATCGAGGCGTTGAAGGGCGTGGTGATGGAGCTGGAAGACTGCGCCTTCCCGCTGCTGGCGGGCGTGACCCTCTCCGACAAGGCCGAAGAGGCCTTCGCGGACGCCCGGTACGCCCTGCTGGTGGGCGCACGGCCGCGCGGGCCCGGCATGGAGCGCAAGGATCTGCTGGAGGCCAATGCGCAGATCTTTTCCGTTCAGGGCAAGGCCCTCAATGCCGTGGCCGACCGTGACATCAAGGTGCTGGTGGTGGGTAATCCCGCCAATACCAATGCGCTCATTGCCAGCCGCAATGCACCGGATCTGGATCCGCGTGCCTTCACGTCCATGACGCGCCTGGACCACAACCGCGCGGTGACGCAACTGGCCGCGAAGGCCGGTGCGGAGACCACGGATGTGCGCAGGATGATTGTCTGGGGCAATCACTCGGCCACCCAGTACCCGGACATCAGCCAGGCCACGGTGAAGGGCGAGGCAGCCCCCGGCCTGGTGCCCAGGGACTGGTACGAGAAAGACTTCATTCCCACGGTGCAGCAACGCGGCGCCGCCATCATCAAGGCGCGCGGTGCGTCCAGCGCGGCCTCCGCCGCCAGCTCGGCCATCGACCATGTGCGCGACTGGGTGATGGGTACACCGGAGGGTGACTGGGTGAGCATGGGCATCCCTTCCGATGGCAGCTACGGTATCCAGGAAGGGCTGGTCTACTCCTTCCCGGTCACCTGCGCCGATGGCGGCTACAGCATTGTGCAGGGTCTCGATATCGACGAATTCAGCCGTACCATGATGCAGGCCACGGAGCGCGAGCTCTGCGAAGAACGCGACGGGGTGGCGCACCTGCTGCCCTGA
- a CDS encoding transglycosylase SLT domain-containing protein, which translates to MHIHRKFAWLLLPLLSGLLGGSVAGTLEERLESQRALFQATEKALANGNRQAFREGLARLTDYPLHSYLLFADLESRLGRAHADEIRAFLDVHGDTPHGERLRNAWLARLARERRWTVLVENFDPDTGSTTRICEYRHALLQLDRTKEALDGVEHIWLRGRSQPDACDPVFKAWREAGRLTPDLAWGRIRLALEAGQTGLAGYIGRYLPEAEQVWARRWLDLHRTPARVARVDWDATAHGRAPHMLEHAWLRLARQDPEQALDLWTRHGDRQKLSEAQAREIDRTIALRLVLRRGADGLAHLASLPEETFDAQLREWHVRAALAAGDWSQVAAAIDTMDTEQRQDYAWRYWRARALAELGEPAPAAALYAALAEERNFYGFLAADRAGRPYRIGHRELSVPVARIQALAEEPAFQRAREWLAMGRGIDARREWERAIAALDEEDLKAAALLAHGWAWHDRAIFAAARARAFDDMELRFPLAYSRLILDHAAGQGINPAWALAVARQESAFMTEARSHAGALGLMQVMPATGRNMARHANVRLNHARDLLRPEINVPIGTYYLRRNLDRFGGHPILSTAAYNAGAHRVDSWLPEHGPMDADVWAELIPFPETRAYVRRVLAYQVIYEMRLGLTPTTLSSLLPPITARPDLEASRIAHTRDWQGRTGGRVASTQVCDAPGFVERPCS; encoded by the coding sequence TTGCATATCCATCGCAAGTTCGCCTGGCTCCTCCTGCCCCTGCTGTCGGGTCTGCTGGGCGGTTCCGTAGCGGGCACCCTGGAAGAGCGGCTGGAGTCCCAGCGCGCCCTGTTCCAGGCCACCGAGAAGGCGCTGGCGAACGGCAACCGGCAGGCCTTTCGTGAAGGCCTTGCGCGGCTGACCGACTATCCCCTGCATTCCTACCTGCTGTTCGCAGACCTGGAATCCCGGCTCGGCCGGGCCCATGCCGATGAAATCCGGGCCTTTCTGGATGTCCACGGAGACACGCCTCACGGTGAGCGCCTGCGCAACGCCTGGCTTGCCCGTCTTGCCCGGGAACGGCGCTGGACCGTGCTGGTGGAGAATTTCGACCCGGACACCGGTTCCACCACCCGGATCTGCGAATACAGGCACGCCCTGTTGCAACTGGATCGCACCAAGGAGGCCCTGGACGGGGTGGAACACATCTGGTTGCGCGGGCGTTCCCAGCCCGATGCCTGCGACCCGGTCTTCAAGGCCTGGAGGGAGGCCGGAAGGCTCACACCCGATCTCGCCTGGGGGCGCATTCGGCTGGCACTGGAGGCGGGACAGACCGGCCTGGCCGGCTACATCGGCCGCTACCTGCCGGAGGCGGAACAGGTCTGGGCCCGGCGGTGGCTCGACCTCCACCGCACACCGGCCCGGGTGGCCCGGGTGGACTGGGATGCGACCGCCCATGGCCGTGCGCCCCACATGCTCGAACACGCCTGGCTGCGGCTGGCCCGCCAGGACCCGGAACAGGCGCTGGACCTCTGGACGCGCCACGGGGATCGCCAGAAACTCTCCGAGGCACAGGCCCGCGAGATCGACCGGACCATCGCCCTGCGGCTGGTCCTGCGCCGGGGCGCGGACGGCCTGGCGCATCTGGCCAGCCTGCCCGAGGAAACCTTCGACGCACAACTGCGTGAATGGCACGTGCGCGCGGCACTGGCGGCAGGGGACTGGTCACAGGTGGCCGCCGCCATCGACACCATGGATACCGAACAGCGCCAGGATTATGCCTGGCGTTACTGGCGTGCCCGTGCGCTGGCAGAACTGGGCGAGCCGGCGCCGGCCGCCGCCCTGTACGCGGCGTTGGCGGAGGAGCGGAATTTCTACGGATTCCTGGCAGCGGACAGGGCCGGCCGCCCCTACCGGATCGGTCATCGCGAGCTGAGCGTTCCCGTGGCGCGCATTCAGGCACTGGCGGAAGAACCCGCCTTCCAGCGGGCAAGGGAATGGCTGGCCATGGGACGCGGCATCGATGCCCGGCGGGAGTGGGAACGGGCGATCGCCGCACTGGACGAGGAAGATCTCAAGGCGGCCGCCCTGCTTGCCCACGGCTGGGCCTGGCACGACCGGGCCATCTTCGCCGCCGCCCGCGCCCGGGCATTCGACGACATGGAACTGCGCTTCCCCCTGGCTTACTCGCGCCTGATCCTGGACCATGCCGCCGGCCAGGGCATCAATCCCGCCTGGGCCCTTGCCGTGGCGCGGCAGGAGAGCGCCTTCATGACGGAAGCGCGCTCCCACGCGGGTGCCCTGGGCCTGATGCAGGTGATGCCCGCCACCGGGCGCAACATGGCACGGCATGCAAACGTCCGGCTCAATCACGCCCGCGATCTGCTCAGGCCCGAGATCAACGTGCCCATCGGCACCTACTACCTGCGCCGCAACCTGGACCGGTTCGGGGGCCATCCGATCCTGTCCACTGCCGCCTATAACGCCGGGGCCCACCGCGTGGACAGCTGGCTGCCCGAGCACGGCCCGATGGATGCCGACGTCTGGGCGGAGCTGATCCCCTTCCCCGAGACGCGCGCCTACGTGCGCCGGGTGCTGGCCTACCAGGTGATCTACGAGATGCGCCTCGGCCTCACCCCCACCACCCTGAGCAGCCTGCTGCCGCCGATCACCGCCCGCCCGGACCTGGAGGCCTCCCGCATCGCGCACACCCGGGACTGGCAGGGCCGTACCGGGGGCAGGGTGGCATCGACCCAGGTGTGTGATGCGCCGGGGTTCGTGGAAAGGCCCTGTTCCTAG
- a CDS encoding CobW family GTP-binding protein has product MSIPTNLITGFLGVGKTTAIRHLLAARPKDERWAVLVNEFGQVGVDDMLLDAEGVAIRQVPGGCLCCVSSQAFTVGLNRIIREQRPDCILIEPSGLGHPARIIDLLSGPFYDGVLDLRATITLMDARHLASPRHRGHDTWTDQIRLADVLVAAKADLYGDDEHAAFHDFALTLSPPKARLALVTAGALDPGWLALPRDPARRAHCLGAHPPPDDHDHGHGASGHAPDPDASWQMMETLGDGYWGLSWLPGPGTRFHRAALETLLTAMPWDRIKGVLPTDDGWLRINRVAGEGDPEHCDPPPSARGRLEIIHHESPDREALDRRLRDACLPTSPCPER; this is encoded by the coding sequence ATGTCCATCCCAACCAACCTGATCACCGGATTCCTCGGCGTCGGCAAGACAACCGCAATCCGGCACCTGCTGGCGGCCCGGCCGAAGGATGAACGCTGGGCGGTGCTGGTCAACGAGTTCGGCCAGGTCGGGGTGGATGACATGCTGCTGGACGCCGAGGGAGTGGCGATACGGCAGGTACCGGGCGGCTGCCTGTGCTGCGTATCCAGCCAGGCATTCACGGTCGGTCTCAACCGGATCATCCGCGAACAGCGTCCGGACTGCATCCTCATCGAACCCAGCGGACTCGGGCACCCGGCAAGGATCATCGACTTGCTGTCCGGTCCGTTCTATGACGGCGTGCTGGACCTGCGCGCCACCATCACACTCATGGATGCCCGCCACCTGGCATCGCCCCGCCACCGCGGCCACGACACCTGGACTGACCAGATCCGGCTCGCGGATGTACTGGTGGCCGCGAAGGCGGACCTCTACGGGGACGACGAACACGCTGCATTCCACGACTTCGCCCTGACGCTGTCGCCGCCCAAGGCACGGCTTGCCCTGGTGACGGCAGGCGCCCTGGATCCCGGCTGGCTGGCCCTGCCCAGGGATCCCGCAAGGCGGGCCCACTGTCTCGGTGCTCATCCACCGCCCGATGACCACGACCATGGGCACGGCGCATCCGGGCACGCTCCGGATCCGGACGCGTCCTGGCAGATGATGGAAACCCTGGGCGATGGCTACTGGGGCCTGAGCTGGCTGCCGGGTCCCGGGACCCGCTTCCATAGAGCTGCGCTGGAAACCTTGCTGACAGCGATGCCGTGGGATCGCATCAAGGGGGTATTGCCCACGGACGACGGCTGGCTGCGCATCAACCGGGTGGCCGGCGAGGGTGACCCGGAACACTGTGATCCACCGCCCTCGGCCCGGGGGCGTCTTGAGATCATCCATCACGAATCGCCGGACCGTGAAGCGCTGGACCGCCGGTTGCGCGACGCGTGTCTGCCGACCTCCCCGTGCCCGGAGCGCTGA